A genomic window from Camelus ferus isolate YT-003-E chromosome 9, BCGSAC_Cfer_1.0, whole genome shotgun sequence includes:
- the CD3EAP gene encoding DNA-directed RNA polymerase I subunit RPA34, producing MGPGTAGTPSGGAARFSCPPNFTATPPASEHSRFSLEALTGPDTELWLIQAPVDFAPDCLNGRLVPLSGSQTVKGKLAGKRHRYRVLSRSGPQAGGEATLLAPSAEAGGGLTCAPAPQGSLRIFEGPQEAPTGTLLQPIPTSPPPQIPPGLRPRFCAFGGSTPVTGPGSVSALKSPALGKRKKKKHMPEASVPQEAANEHGALEVDTALGSPEMDVGKKKKKQQLEELEVTELVATEPTAETSEPQGVLLPSTTKKRKKKPKEVEMVKPEMGMLKTEEKTVELECMVKTEPQEETVLSPTKKRKRQKGTEGMESVDGTIVESQLQVKLEPQEEAIPPPSSKKQKKEKGSRVMREPGTEATEPDMKPLELPGEVMESELPQEVEPQAEAALASTKKRKKEKRQNAMVEPGPEVQPQEEVMKPELPGATEPQAALASTKRKKKERGHKPPEPWTEMINPQGEMTEPELSDAGEPETKANPASTKKRKKRRQQSQVPETVSQEEMPEPPLNSEPREPAPMGQERKRKKPQQDPA from the exons ATGGGTCCCGGGACGGCGGGGACCCCATCCGGCG GTGCTGCTCGGTTTTCTTGTCCCCCCAACTTTACTGCGACGCCCCCAGCCTCAGAGCACAGTCGTTTCTCTTTGGAGGCATTGACGGGCCCAGATACAGAACTGTGGCTTATCCAGGCCCCTGTAGACTTCGCCCCAGACTG CCTCAATGGGCGGCTCGTGCCTCTCTCTGGCTCCCAGACAGTGAAGGGCAAGTTGGCAGGCAAGCGGCACCGCTACCGGGTCCTCAGCAGGAGTGGCCCCCAGGCTGGAGGAGAAGCAACCCTGCTGGCCCCCTCAGCGGAGGCAGGAGGGGGCCTCACCTGtgccccagccccccagggcAGCCTAAGGATCTTTGAGGGTCCCCAGGAAGCCCCAACAGGGACCCTGCTGCAGCCCATTCCTACAAGTCCCCCACCACAAATCCCCCCTGGCCTGAGGCCTCGGTTCTGTGCCTTTGGAGGCAGCACACCAGTCACAGGGCCTGGGTCAGTCTCAGCACTGAAGTCACCGGccttggggaagagaaaaaaaaagaagcatatgccagaggcctcagttcctcaggAGGCAGCGAATGAGCATGGAGCCCTGGAGGTGGACACAGCTTTGGGATCCCCAGAGATGGATgtagggaagaagaaaaaaaagcagcagctggAAGAATTGGAGGTGACAGAGCTGGTGGCAACAGAGCCCACTGCTGAGACTTCGGAGCCCCAGGGAGTGCTGCTCCCATCCACCaccaagaagaggaaaaagaagcccAAAGAGGTAGAAATGGTCAAGCCAGAAATGGGGatgctgaagacagaagaaaagacagtGGAGCTGGAATGTATGGTTAAAACTGAGCCTCAGGAAGAGACAGTCCTGTCCCCCAccaaaaagaggaagaggcagaaggggACAGAAGGGATGGAGTCAGTGGATGGGACGATAGTTGAGTCTCAGCTGCAGGTGAAGTTGGAGCCACAGGAGGAAGCCATCCCACCGCCATCTtcgaagaagcagaaaaaagaaaaggggtcCAGAGTGATGAGGGAGCCAGGGACTGAGGCTACAGAGCCAGACATGAAACCCTTGGAGCTCCCAGGGGAAGTGATGGAGTCTGAACTGCCACAGGAAGTGGAGCCTCAGGCTGAGGCAGCCCTAGCAtccaccaaaaagagaaagaaagaaaaacggCAGAATGCGATGGTGGAGCCAGGGCCAGAGGTGCAGCCCCAAGAAGAGGTGATGAAGCCTGAGCTGCCAGGTGCCACTGAGCCTCAGGCAGCTCTAGCATCCaccaagaggaagaagaaagaaagagggcacAAACCACCAGAGCCATGGACTGAGATGATTAACCCTCAAGGTGAGATGACGGAGCCTGAGCTGTCGGATGCGGGAGAGCCTGAGACCAAGGCAAACCCAGCATCcaccaagaagaggaagaagcgGCGCCAGCAAAGCCAGGTGCCAGAGACGGTGTCCCAGGAGGAGATGCCTGAGCCACCACTGAATTCGGAGCCGAGGGAGCCAGCTCCCATGGGACAGGAAAGGAAGCGGAAGAAGCCACAGCAGGATCCTGCCTAG
- the PPP1R13L gene encoding relA-associated inhibitor, with translation MDSEAFQSSRDLLDLNFQSLAMKHMDLKQMELDTAAAKVDELTKQLESLWSDSPTPPGSQAGAPARLSRYSSSPVPEPLGSRGSPRKATTDSADTPFGRSESAPALLPYSSLSAKGRPSSPRTPLYLQPDTYGSLDRAPSPRPRAFDGAGSPLGRAPSPRPGSGPLRQQGPPTPFDFLGRASSPRGSPLAEGPQVFFPERGPSPRPPTAAYDAPAAFGSSLLGAGGSAFAPPLRAQDDLTLRRRPPKAWNESDLDVAYEKKSSQTASYERLDVFARPSSPGLQLLPWRESSLDGGLGATGKDNLTSATLPRNYKVSPLANDRRSDVGSYRRSLGSAAPSGTLPRNWQPVSRIPMPPSSPQPRSAPRQRPIPLSMIFKLQNAFWEHGASRAMLPGSPIFSRAPPPKLPPQPQAPPQAQPQPQPQPPPQPQPQLQPQPQPQPQAPAPVPQPPQQTWPPMNEGLPKPPPELEPEPELEGLLTPVLEAGDSDEGAVTRPLSPTRLQPALPPEAQSVPELEEVARVLAEIPRPLKRRGSMEQSPAVALPPTHKKQYQQIISRLFHRHGGPGGPEPELSPITEGSEARAGPPAPAPPAPIPPPPPLQSSPPEQPQSMEMRSVLRKAGSPRKVRRARLNPLVLLLDAALTGELDVVQQAVKEMNDPSQPNEEGITALHNAICGANYPIVDFLIAAGANVNSPDSHGWTPLHCAASCNDTAICTALVQHGAAIFATTLSDGATAIEKCDPYREGYADCATYLADVEQSMGLMHNGVVYALWDYSAEFGDELSFREGEPVTVLRRDGLEETDWWWATLHGQEGYVPRNYFGLFPRVKPQRNKV, from the exons ATGGACAGCGAGGCTTTCCAGAGCTCGCGGGACCTTCTGGATCTGAATTTTCAGT CTCTGGCCATGAAGCACATGGACCTGAAGCAGATGGAGCTGGACACGGCGGCGGCTAAGGTGGACGAACTGACCAAGCAGTTGGAATCGCTGTGGTCAGACTCCCCAACGCCTCCTGGCTCGCAGGCCGGAGCCCCCGCACGG CTGTCCCGGTACAGTTCCAGCCCGGTCCCCGAGCCCTTAGGCAGCCGCGGGTCCCCCCGGAAGGCGACCACCGACAGCGCAGATACCCCGTTCGGACGCTCCGAGAgcgccccagctctgctcccctaCAGCTCGCTGTCCGCTAAGGGCCGGCCGTCGTCCCCGCGCACCCCGCTCTACCTGCAGCCGGACACCTACGGCAGCCTGGACCGCGCGCCCTCGCCCAGGCCCCGCGCCTTCGATGGCGCAGGCAGCCCCCTCGGCCGTGCGCCTTCCCCGCGGCCGGGCTCGGGCCCCCTCCGCCAGCAGGGTCCCCCCACGCCCTTTGACTTCTTGGGTCGTGCCAGCTCCCCGCGCGGCAGCCCCTTGGCGGAGGGGCCCCAGGTCTTCTTCCCAGAGCGCGGGCCCTCGCCACGCCCCCCGACCGCAGCCTACGACGCGCCGGCGGCCTTTGGGAGCTCTCTACTGGGCGCGGGCGGCAGCGCCTTCGCCCCGCCTCTGCGCGCGCAAG ATGACCTTACGCTGCGCCGGCGGCCCCCCAAAGCCTGGAACGAGTCTGACCTGGACGTGGCGTACGAAAAGAAGTCCTCGCAGACAGCGAGCTATGAAC GCCTGGACGTCTTCGCGCGACCCTCTTCACCGGGCCTGCAGCTGTTACCCTGGAGAGAGAGCAGCCTGGATGGTGGACTGGGGGCCACCGGCAAG GACAACCTCACCAGCGCTACTTTGCCCCGCAATTACAAGGTCTCTCCTCTGGCCAACGACAGGCGTTCCGATGTAGGCAGCTATCGCCGATCTCTGGGCTCCGCGGCACCATCAGGGACTTTGCCCCGAAACTGGCAACCTGTCAGCCGCATCCCTATgcctccttccagcccccagccccgcagtGCCCCCCGCCAGCGCCCCATCCCCCTCAGCATGATATTCAAGCTGCAGAATGCCTTCTGGGAGCACGGGgccagcagggccatgctccctggCTCCCCCATCTTCTCCCGAGCTCCCCCGCCTaagctgcctccccagccccaggctcctccaCAGGCCCAGCCCCAACCACAGCCGCAGCCGCCCCCACAGCCCCAGCCACAACTACAACCCCAGCCTCAACCCCAGCCTCAAGCCCCTGCCCCAGTCCCCCAACCCCCTCAACAGACTTGGCCCCCTATGAATGAAG gcctccccaaacctccccctgaGTTAGAGCCTGAACCAGAACTGGAGGGGCTGCTGACACCAGTGCTGGAGGCTGGTGATTCAGACGAAGGTGCTGTCACTCGGCCCCTTAGTCCCACACGGCTGCAGCCAGCACTGCCACCCGAGGCACAGTCAGTGCCtgagctggaggaggtggcacGGGTGCTGGCTGAGATTCCACGGCCCCTCAAACGCAGGGGCTCCATGGAGCAGAGCCCTGCTGtagccctgccccccacccacaaAAAGCAGTACCAGCAGATCATCAGCCGCCTCTTCCATCGTCatggggggcctggggggcctgAGCCGGAGCTGTCTCCCATCACTGAGGGAtctgaggccagggcagggccccctgctcctgcccctccggctcccatacctcccccacccccgctccagAGCAGCCCACCAGAGCAGCCACAGAGCATG GAGATGCGTTCGGTGCTGCGGAAGGCCGGCTCCCCGCGCAAGGTCCGCCGCGCGCGCCTCAACCCACTTGTGCTGCTGCTGGACGCCGCGCTGACCGGGGAGCTGGACGTGGTGCAGCAGGCGGTGAAGGAG ATGAACGACCCGAGCCAGCCCAACGAGGAGGGCATCACTGCCCTGCACAACGCCATCTGCGGCGCCAACTACCCCATCGTGGATTTCCTCATCGCGGCTGGTGCCAACGTCAACTCGCCAGATAGCCACGGCTG GACACCGTTGCACTGCGCGGCGTCGTGCAACGACACGGCCATCTGCACGGCGCTGGTGCAGCACGGCGCGGCAATCTTCGCCACCACGCTCAGTGACGGCGCCACCGCCATCGAGAAGTGTGACCCTTACCGCGAGGGTTACGCAGACTGCGCCACTTACCTGGCAG ACGTGGAGCAGAGCATGGGGCTGATGCACAACGGGGTGGTGTACGCCCTCTGGGACTACAGCGCCGAGTTCGGGGACGAGCTGTCCTTCCGCGAAGGCGAGCCGGTCACCGTGCTTCGGAGGGACGGACTGGAGGAGACCGACTGGTGGTGGGCCACGCTGCACGGCCAGGAGGGCTACGTGCCCCGTAACTACTTTGGG CTCTTCCCCAGGGTGAAGCCTCAGAGGAATAAGGTCTAG